One window of Nymphaea colorata isolate Beijing-Zhang1983 chromosome 1, ASM883128v2, whole genome shotgun sequence genomic DNA carries:
- the LOC116261164 gene encoding uncharacterized protein LOC116261164, giving the protein MASEDSKASQETTSENSMGTIAFEDSRAVLETSSEDSKAPQGTTSENSMGTIAFEASRAVPETSSEDSGESVAFEAVQETASVDSRAVLEMLNDELQEQTEFVLGPLKESPTIVGITEEREVIVSIWDNDELETCIIIQRYDPSWNFCMRIPANQEDLKQRAEAAGFKVEVVP; this is encoded by the exons ATGGCGTCTGAAGATTCGAAAGCATCGCAGGAAACGACGTCTGAAAATTCGATGGGGACTATAGCGTTTGAAGATTCAAGAGCAGTACTGGAAACGTCGTCTGAAGATTCGAAAGCACCACAGGGAACGACGTCTGAAAATTCGATGGGGACTATAGCATTTGAAGCTTCGAGAGCAGTACCGGAAACGTCGTCTGAAGATTCGGGGGAGTCTGTGGCGTTTGAAGCAGTACAGGAAACGGCGTCTGTAGATTCTAGAGCAGTCCTGGAAATGCTAAATGATGAACTTCAAGAACAGACAGAATTCGTATTGGGGCCATTAAAGGAATCT CCAACCATCGTTGGCATCACAGAAGAAAGAGAAGTCATCGTAAGCATATGGGACAACGATGAGCTGGAGACGTGCATTATCATACAACGTTATGACCC GTCTTGGAATTTTTGCATGCGGATTCCTGCAAACCAAGAAGATCTTAAACAAAGGGCCGAAGCAGCTGGTTTTAAGGTAGAGGTGGTGCCCTAG
- the LOC116268195 gene encoding exportin-2-like, translating into MDASPETLEILTRCFLQTFSPDRQPRRQAEEYLASAAERPGYALAVLRLLCSASAPDQARLAASVAFKNHLRSRWSPSPDLATSAIADAEKEQIRTLTVRIMLSSQPSIQGQLSKSLAVIGEYDFPKAWPGLLPELVASVRSGAASLDYSAVNGALATTHSIFKKFRTKHYTNDLLLDLKYCVDGFAAPLLELFLQTGRLIDAAVAGGGGGDALLFRRWFESQLFCCRIFFSLNSHELPQFFEDHMKEWMGEFQKYLTTAYPLLDNDESGGGREVADKLRKAVCTNINLYMNNNEEKFRPFLSGFASAVGSLLVSVSAMPNRDRLTVAAIKFLTTISTSVDHSLFASPDTLRLICQSIVIPNVRVREDDEESFEMDYVEYIRRDIEGSDVDTRRRIACDLVRGLLRKYREQVRALLSAEMQSMMEKYAANPTENWKDKDCAIFLVVYFSHPRNELVDVWSFFKAVIDPELKCADVNSQPMLKADALKFLTTFRSRIPKNLALELVPHAVRFLTAESNVVHSYAANCIEKLLLVKDDGRERYTASDISPFLIPLMTNLYHVFELPGSEENQYAMKCIWRVFLVAEFNADFAAACIAGLKTRVYEVCKNSKNPTFNRYLFESIVELVRRTCEKDPSLIKTLEPSLFDMLQKILVEDIIEFLPYALQIFGQAMDMNRPPLPATYMQLFDALLSPGLWLREENVPALVRLLQAYLEKAPMELKQRLSEVLGIFQTLIGSALTDESGFYVVNTVIENLSYDVMSPYVLHIWNALFTRLHKQRTTRFIKSLLVFMSLFLVKHGHSTLVNTINAVQENLFGVILEQLWIPHLKLITGSVEVKLCLVASTGLLCESSSLLQDSPPVLILWGKLLDSIVTLLSRSEQERVDDEPGVSDICEAVGYTAIWKKKEDPVEAIKDPKEYVITSLARLSTLSPGKYPAIIQGSLDSANQAALLQLCGMYNCSIV; encoded by the coding sequence ATGGATGCCTCTCCAGAAACGCTAGAAATTCTCACCCGGTGCTTCCTCCAAACCTTCTCGCCGGACCGCCAGCCCAGGCGGCAGGCGGAGGAGTACCTCGCCTCGGCGGCCGAAAGGCCCGGGTACGCACTCGCCGTTCTCCGCCTCCTATGCTCCGCCTCCGCCCCTGACCAGGCCCGCCTCGCGGCGTCCGTCGCCTTCAAGAACCACCTCCGGTCCCGGTGGTCGCCGTCCCCGGACTTGGCAACCTCCGCTATCGCCGATGCCGAGAAGGAGCAGATCAGGACCCTGACCGTCCGCATTATGCTATCGTCTCAGCCCTCCATTCAGGGCCAGCTGAGCAAGTCCCTCGCCGTCATCGGCGAGTACGACTTCCCAAAGGCTTGGCCGGGCCTTCTTCCTGAGCTCGTGGCCAGCGTCCGCTCGGGCGCCGCTTCCTTGGACTACTCCGCCGTCAACGGCGCCCTGGCCACCACTCACTCAATCTTTAAGAAGTTCCGAACCAAGCACTATACCAATGACCTCCTCCTCGACCTCAAGTACTGTGTCGACGGGTTTGCCGCACCGCTTCTCGAACTCTTCCTCCAGACCGGACGCCTAATTGACGCCGCTGTTGCCGGGGGCGGCGGCGGAGACGCCCTTCTCTTCCGCCGGTGGTTCGAGAGCCAGCTTTTTTGTTGCCGCATATTCTTCTCTCTCAACTCCCACGAGCTTCCGCAATTCTTTGAGGATCACATGAAGGAGTGGATGGGCGAATTCCAGAAGTACCTTACTACGGCCTATCCCCTGCTCGACAATGACGAGTCTGGCGGCGGCCGTGAGGTTGCGGACAAGCTCCGGAAGGCCGTCTGTACGAATATCAACCTTTACATgaataacaatgaagaaaaattcCGCCCGTTTCTCTCGGGATTTGCTTCCGCTGTGGGGAGTTTGTTGGTCTCCGTCTCGGCGATGCCTAATCGCGACAGGCTCACAGTTGCCGCCATTAAGTTCTTGACCACCATTAGCACCAGTGTCGACCATTCTTTGTTTGCAAGCCCCGATACTCTTCGGCTGATATGTCAGAGCATTGTGATCCCCAATGTCCGGGTTCGTGAGGACGATGAGGAGTCGTTCGAGATGGATTACGTTGAATACATAAGGAGAGACATCGAAGGGAGCGACGTGGATACAAGAAGGAGGATAGCGTGCGACCTTGTAAGAGGGTTGTTGAGGAAGTACCGTGAGCAGGTAAGGGCTTTGTTGTCTGCAGAGATGCAGAGCATGATGGAGAAGTATGCTGCAAACCCGACGGAGAATTGGAAAGATAAGGACTGTGCTATATTCTTGGTGGTCTACTTCTCACACCCCCGCAACGAACTGGTGGACGTGTGGAGCTTCTTTAAGGCGGTAATCGATCCCGAGCTGAAGTGCGCAGACGTGAACTCGCAGCCGATGCTGAAGGCCGATGCATTGAAGTTCCTCACTACCTTCCGCAGTAGAATACCAAAAAATCTGGCGCTCGAGCTCGTTCCCCATGCTGTTAGGTTTTTGACTGCCGAATCCAATGTGGTTCACTCATATGCTGCCAATTGCATAGAGAAGCTTTTGCTCGTCAAAGATGACGGAAGGGAACGATACACTGCTTCTGATATATCTCCTTTCTTGATTCCCTTGATGACCAACCTGTATCACGTGTTTGAATTGCCGGGATCCGAGGAGAATCAGTATGCCATGAAATGCATATGGCGTGTTTTTCTTGTCGCAGAGTTTAATGCAGACTTTGCTGCAGCCTGCATTGCCGGTCTGAAGACTAGAGTCTATGAGGTCTGCAAGAATTCGAAGAATCCAACCTTTAACCGTTACCTGTTTGAATCGATAGTTGAGTTGGTGAGGCGAACTTGCGAGAAGGACCCTTCGCTGATAAAAACTTTAGAACCAAGCCTGTTCGATATGCTTCAGAAGATATTGGTTGAAGACATTATCGAATTTCTGCCTTATGCGCTTCAAATTTTTGGTCAGGCGATGGACATGAACAGGCCACCTCTACCAGCAACCTATATGCAGCTTTTTGACGCTCTTCTTTCTCCAGGATTGTGGTTGAGAGAGGAGAACGTTCCTGCATTGGTGAGGCTGCTGCAGGCGTACCTTGAAAAGGCTCCCATGGAGTTGAAACAGCGGCTAAGTGAGGTTCTTGGTATATTCCAGACGCTTATCGGTTCTGCTCTCACGGATGAGTCTGGTTTCTATGTTGTGAATACGGTGATTGAAAACCTGAGCTACGATGTCATGTCTCCGTATGTTCTTCACATTTGGAATGCCCTGTTTACGCGCTTGCACAAACAGAGGACCACAAGATTCATAAAATCCCTGCTCGTATTCATGTCTCTGTTCCTGGTGAAACATGGGCATTCGACTCTAGTCAACACCATAAATGCAGTTCAGGAGAATCTTTTTGGGGTGATTTTAGAACAACTTTGGATTCCACATCTGAAATTAATCACAGGTTCTGTAGAGGTTAAACTATGCCTGGTTGCCTCAACTGGACTGTTGTGTGAATCTTCTAGTCTGTTGCAGGATTCACCACCCGTGCTGATTTTGTGGGGAAAATTGCTTGACAGCATTGTTACATTGCTGTCACGATCAGAGCAAGAAAGAGTGGATGATGAGCCAGGAGTTTCAGATATATGTGAAGCTGTTGGCTACACTgcaatttggaagaaaaaagaggaccCTGTAGAGGCCATTAAGGATCCAAAGGAATACGTAATAACAAGTTTGGCAAGGCTTTCAACTCTTTCACCAGGAAAATATCCAGCAATTATTCAAGGGTCACTGGATTCAGCCAATCAGGCGGCGCTTCTCCAGCTCTGCGGCATGTATAACTGCTCCATTGTCTAG